A section of the Polynucleobacter sp. AP-Sving-400A-A2 genome encodes:
- a CDS encoding valine--tRNA ligase, with protein sequence MPNASNTPNSPDSPLTSSLDELAKSYEPAPIEAYWGPEWERRGIADATLDEGKGDFSIQLPPPNVTGTLHMGHAFNQTIMDGLVRHARMSGKNTLWVPGTDHAGIATQIVVERQLDAQKISRHDLGREKFLEKVWEWKETSGNTITRQIRRLGASIDWGKEYFTMDSKMSKAVVEVFVRLHEQGLIYRGKRLVNWDPVLGTAVSDLEVVSEEEDGSMWHIRYPLADGSGHLTVATTRPETLLGDVAVMVNPEDERYKHLIGKSVQLPLCNREIPIIADDYVDLAFGTGVVKVTPAHDFNDYAVGQRHQLPLINILTLDAKVNENAPAVYQGLERFTARKQIVADLDASGLLEKVQPHKLMVPRGDRTQTIIEPMLTDQWFVAVSKPSPDNQYQPGSSIAGAALDAVKNGDIKLVPENWISTYSQWLENIQDWCISRQLWWGHQIPAWYGYDGQIFVARSEEEAKTKAATAGYTGQLTRDPDVLDTWFSSALVPFSSLGWPEETPALNHFLPSSVLVTGFDIIFFWVARMVMMTCHFTGKVPFHTVYVHGLVRDAEGQKMSKSKGNTLDPIDLIDGIKIEDLVAKRTTGLMNPKQAESIGKKTKKEFPEGIPAFGTDALRFTFASLASLGRNINFDQKRCEGYRNFCNKLWNATRFVLMNCPGNEQENGFAPCDSQCGPEGQLDFSPADRWIVSLLQRTEADVAKGFQNYRFDNIATSIYQFVWDEYCDWYLELAKVQLQTGTPAQQRATRRTLLRVLETILRMAHPLIPFITESLWQTVGPKVGKELAKQDKQTIALQPYPVAQLDKIDEQSEAWVAQIKSIVDACRNLRGEMQVSPALKVPLWISGPQDFLKNASPYLTALAKLSEVKIYDDESALEKDAPGAPMALVGNLKLLLKIEVDVAAERIRLSKEIERLANEITKARSKLGNESFVARAPEEVVAQEKQRLAGFEQNHEKLVAQLERLK encoded by the coding sequence ATGCCAAATGCTTCGAATACCCCTAATTCACCCGACTCCCCATTAACTAGTTCTTTAGACGAACTAGCCAAATCCTACGAACCCGCCCCGATTGAAGCTTATTGGGGTCCGGAATGGGAACGCCGAGGCATTGCCGACGCCACCCTAGACGAGGGCAAGGGGGATTTCTCGATTCAGCTGCCGCCACCGAATGTGACTGGCACCTTGCATATGGGTCACGCGTTTAATCAAACCATCATGGATGGCTTAGTGCGACATGCGCGCATGTCTGGCAAAAATACCTTGTGGGTTCCAGGTACAGACCATGCTGGTATCGCTACGCAAATTGTCGTTGAGCGTCAACTCGATGCACAGAAGATTTCTCGCCATGATTTAGGTCGTGAGAAATTCTTAGAAAAAGTGTGGGAGTGGAAAGAAACTTCTGGCAACACGATTACCCGGCAGATTCGTCGCCTAGGCGCCTCGATTGACTGGGGTAAAGAATATTTCACGATGGACAGCAAGATGTCCAAAGCGGTTGTAGAAGTATTTGTTCGTTTACATGAGCAAGGATTAATTTACCGCGGTAAACGTTTAGTGAACTGGGATCCAGTTTTAGGAACTGCCGTCTCCGATTTAGAAGTGGTAAGCGAAGAAGAAGATGGCTCGATGTGGCACATCCGCTATCCATTGGCAGATGGCTCCGGACACCTGACCGTTGCTACCACACGCCCAGAGACTTTATTGGGCGACGTAGCCGTCATGGTCAACCCAGAAGACGAGCGCTATAAACACCTTATTGGTAAATCGGTGCAACTTCCGCTGTGCAATCGTGAGATTCCGATCATTGCCGATGACTATGTTGATTTAGCCTTTGGTACTGGTGTAGTTAAAGTAACGCCTGCGCATGACTTCAACGACTACGCCGTTGGACAACGCCATCAATTGCCACTCATCAATATCTTGACTCTCGATGCCAAGGTTAATGAGAATGCACCTGCGGTGTATCAAGGTCTTGAGCGCTTTACTGCCCGCAAACAAATCGTTGCTGACTTAGATGCATCTGGCCTATTAGAAAAAGTGCAGCCACATAAATTAATGGTGCCACGTGGTGATCGTACCCAAACCATTATTGAGCCGATGCTCACTGACCAGTGGTTTGTCGCAGTTTCCAAACCAAGTCCAGATAACCAATATCAACCAGGCTCTTCTATTGCTGGCGCTGCGCTAGATGCAGTCAAAAATGGTGACATCAAACTAGTTCCTGAAAACTGGATTAGCACCTACTCTCAGTGGTTGGAAAATATTCAGGACTGGTGTATCTCACGCCAACTCTGGTGGGGCCATCAAATCCCGGCCTGGTATGGCTATGATGGGCAGATCTTTGTAGCTCGCTCTGAAGAAGAAGCTAAAACTAAGGCTGCTACTGCCGGCTATACCGGCCAACTCACTCGTGACCCTGATGTCTTGGACACTTGGTTTAGCTCCGCGTTGGTGCCATTTAGCTCATTAGGTTGGCCAGAAGAAACGCCTGCCTTAAACCATTTCTTACCGTCATCAGTCTTGGTTACTGGTTTTGACATTATTTTCTTCTGGGTAGCCAGAATGGTCATGATGACATGCCATTTCACTGGCAAGGTACCTTTCCATACCGTATACGTGCACGGCTTAGTCCGTGATGCTGAAGGTCAGAAAATGAGTAAATCCAAAGGCAATACTTTGGATCCCATTGACCTCATTGATGGCATCAAGATTGAAGATCTAGTTGCTAAACGCACAACCGGTTTGATGAATCCCAAGCAAGCTGAAAGCATTGGTAAAAAAACTAAGAAAGAGTTTCCAGAAGGCATTCCTGCATTTGGTACAGATGCTCTGCGCTTCACCTTCGCCTCCCTTGCGTCACTTGGGCGAAATATTAATTTTGACCAGAAGCGCTGTGAAGGCTATCGCAACTTCTGCAACAAACTTTGGAATGCCACTCGTTTTGTTCTCATGAATTGCCCTGGCAATGAGCAAGAGAACGGCTTTGCACCGTGTGACAGCCAATGCGGTCCAGAAGGGCAGCTAGATTTCTCTCCAGCAGATCGATGGATTGTCTCTTTACTACAAAGAACCGAAGCTGATGTTGCTAAAGGCTTCCAAAACTATCGCTTTGACAATATTGCTACGAGCATCTATCAATTTGTTTGGGATGAGTATTGCGATTGGTATCTAGAGTTAGCCAAGGTACAACTCCAAACTGGAACGCCTGCACAACAACGCGCCACTCGTCGTACCCTCTTACGTGTTTTAGAAACCATCTTGCGCATGGCGCATCCACTCATTCCATTCATTACCGAAAGCCTTTGGCAAACTGTTGGACCGAAGGTTGGTAAAGAGCTAGCCAAACAAGATAAGCAAACTATTGCGCTGCAACCATACCCAGTTGCTCAACTCGATAAGATTGACGAGCAAAGCGAAGCTTGGGTCGCCCAGATTAAATCAATTGTGGATGCCTGCCGCAATCTACGTGGCGAGATGCAAGTTTCTCCTGCACTTAAAGTTCCCCTCTGGATTAGTGGCCCGCAAGATTTCTTGAAAAATGCAAGTCCGTACCTGACTGCTTTGGCCAAGCTTTCTGAAGTCAAAATCTACGATGATGAGTCTGCTTTAGAAAAGGATGCCCCTGGCGCACCAATGGCCCTAGTTGGCAATCTGAAGTTATTACTCAAAATTGAAGTGGATGTGGCAGCCGAAAGAATTCGCCTAAGTAAAGAAATCGAGCGCTTAGCTAATGAGATTACCAAAGCACGCAGCAAACTTGGTAACGAAAGCTTTGTAGCTCGCGCCCCAGAAGAGGTGGTTGCCCAAGAAAAACAACGTCTAGCTGGCTTTGAGCAAAACCATGAGAAGCTTGTTGCACAATTAGAACGACTGAAATAA
- the galU gene encoding UTP--glucose-1-phosphate uridylyltransferase GalU, with amino-acid sequence MPLSTKAVTKAVFPVAGLGTRFLPATKASPKEMLNVVDKPLIQYAVEEAIAAGITEMIFVTGRSKRAIEDHFDKAYELEAELEAKNKTALLEIVRSVKPSHVDCVYVRQPEALGLGHAVLCAEKLVRDEPFAIILADDLLDGQPPVLKQMLKVFDEQNGSVLAVEKIDPSKSSSYGIISGAEVSKGIYRLNGIVEKPQPKDAPSNLAVVGRYVLSSDIFNHIRNLKPGAGGEIQLTDAIASLLKEEPVFAYEYDGVRYDCGSKLGYLKASVEFALRHPEVSTEFAAYLKSRSLS; translated from the coding sequence ATGCCATTAAGCACTAAAGCCGTTACCAAAGCTGTCTTCCCTGTTGCAGGATTGGGCACACGCTTCTTGCCAGCCACCAAGGCTAGCCCCAAAGAGATGCTCAATGTGGTGGATAAGCCGCTTATTCAGTATGCGGTTGAGGAGGCCATTGCGGCAGGCATTACTGAAATGATTTTTGTAACCGGTCGTAGTAAGCGTGCAATTGAGGACCACTTTGATAAAGCTTATGAGTTGGAGGCTGAACTCGAAGCCAAGAATAAAACTGCTTTACTGGAGATTGTTCGTAGCGTTAAGCCCAGCCATGTGGATTGCGTCTATGTCCGTCAACCAGAGGCATTGGGCTTGGGTCATGCAGTCCTATGCGCAGAAAAGCTCGTACGTGATGAGCCTTTTGCCATCATCCTGGCGGATGACTTGCTCGATGGTCAGCCACCAGTACTAAAGCAAATGCTCAAAGTATTTGATGAGCAAAATGGCTCCGTCTTAGCGGTGGAGAAAATCGACCCCTCTAAAAGTAGCTCCTACGGCATTATTTCCGGAGCAGAAGTATCCAAAGGTATCTATCGCTTAAATGGCATTGTGGAAAAACCACAGCCTAAGGATGCGCCATCCAACTTAGCAGTAGTGGGTCGCTATGTTCTCTCTTCAGATATCTTTAATCACATTCGTAATCTCAAACCCGGTGCCGGTGGTGAAATCCAGCTTACTGATGCGATTGCCTCATTACTTAAAGAAGAGCCAGTCTTTGCTTATGAATACGATGGGGTGCGCTATGACTGCGGTAGCAAGCTAGGCTACCTCAAGGCTTCAGTAGAATTTGCATTGCGGCATCCAGAAGTCAGTACTGAGTTTGCAGCTTACTTAAAGAGCCGCTCTTTAAGCTAA
- a CDS encoding sulfurtransferase TusA family protein: protein MEFNLEVDAIGMNCPLPILRTKKALATMQSGEVLKVKATDAGAAHDFPAFAKQTGNELLSSTTEGDVLVFFLKRR from the coding sequence ATCGAATTTAATCTCGAGGTTGATGCGATTGGTATGAATTGCCCGCTCCCAATCTTGCGCACCAAGAAAGCCCTAGCGACTATGCAATCAGGCGAGGTTCTGAAAGTGAAGGCTACGGATGCTGGTGCCGCCCATGACTTTCCTGCATTTGCAAAGCAGACCGGTAATGAACTGCTCTCTAGCACTACAGAGGGTGATGTTCTAGTGTTCTTTTTAAAAAGAAGATAA
- the alaS gene encoding alanine--tRNA ligase, whose translation MKVSQIRQAYLDYFAQKGHQIVPSSPVVPGDDPTLLFTNAGMNQFKDVFLGFDKRPYNRATSAQKCIRAGGKHNDLDNVGYTARHHTFFEMLGNFSFGDYFKKDAIQFAWGLLTEVFQLPKEKLLVTIYAEDDEAYEIWNKQIGVPAERIIRIGDNKGARYASDNFWMMGDTGPCGPCTEIFYDHGPHIAGGPPGSPDEDGDRYIEIWNNVFMQFNRDEAGNMNPLPKPSVDTGMGLERIAAVLQHVHSNYEIDLFVNLLKAAKEAVDAAGGENCDLSSPSLKVIADHIRACSFIVVDGVIPGNAGRGYVLRRITRRAIRHGYKLGARKPFFYQLVPALVKEMGQAYPELQAAQDKVSEVIKQEEERFFQTIANGMEILEGALASGAKTVDGETAFRLHDTFGFPLDLTADVCRERDVTVDAEGFDLAMQKQRDQARAAGKFKVAQGLEYSGKPTQFHGYDTLKHEGAKVTALYVDGSAVQSIKAGDAAVIVLDNTPFYAESGGQVGDKGELSNEVVRFAVEDTFKIQADVFGHQGEVQEGELKVGDALNALVDAQQRTETMRNHSATHILHKALREVLGDHVQQKGSLVDASKTRFDFTHNAPITAQEIRRVEDIVNAEILANTATSGKVMSLDDAQKTGATMLFGEKYADEVRVLEIGTSKELCGGTHVGRTGDIGSLKIVSEGGVAAGIRRVEAVTGKNALNFLQGLEDKINEAAAVLKTHPGDLVSRVTQLQDSLRQAERELDKVNSKLAASQGDELATQAVDVNGLKVLAARLDGADAQVLRETMDALKAKLKTAAIVLASVQGDKVSLIAGVTADSIAKVKAGDLVNFVAQQVGGKGGGKPEMAMAGGTDPSKLGAALAGVKDWVASK comes from the coding sequence ATGAAAGTCTCTCAAATTCGCCAGGCGTACCTGGACTACTTCGCCCAAAAAGGTCATCAAATCGTCCCATCTAGCCCAGTGGTGCCTGGAGACGACCCGACACTGTTATTTACTAATGCGGGGATGAACCAGTTTAAGGACGTATTTTTAGGCTTTGATAAGCGCCCGTATAACCGAGCCACAAGCGCTCAGAAATGTATTCGTGCTGGTGGTAAGCACAATGACTTGGATAACGTTGGCTATACAGCCCGTCATCACACCTTCTTTGAAATGCTGGGTAACTTCTCCTTTGGGGATTATTTCAAGAAAGATGCCATTCAGTTTGCTTGGGGTTTGCTGACTGAGGTCTTTCAACTGCCAAAAGAAAAGCTGCTCGTCACGATTTATGCGGAAGACGATGAGGCTTATGAGATTTGGAACAAACAAATCGGCGTTCCGGCAGAGCGCATCATTCGCATCGGTGATAACAAAGGCGCTCGTTACGCTTCAGACAACTTCTGGATGATGGGTGATACAGGACCCTGCGGCCCTTGTACTGAAATCTTCTATGACCACGGCCCACATATTGCTGGTGGCCCTCCTGGTAGCCCTGATGAAGATGGCGATCGCTATATTGAGATCTGGAATAACGTATTCATGCAGTTCAATCGCGATGAAGCGGGCAATATGAATCCATTGCCCAAGCCAAGCGTCGATACGGGTATGGGCCTTGAGCGTATTGCGGCAGTGTTACAGCACGTGCACTCGAACTATGAGATTGATCTCTTTGTGAATTTGCTCAAAGCAGCTAAAGAGGCTGTTGATGCAGCAGGTGGTGAGAATTGCGATCTAAGCAGTCCATCCCTTAAAGTCATTGCCGATCACATTCGCGCTTGTAGTTTTATAGTGGTGGATGGTGTGATTCCGGGTAATGCAGGTCGTGGCTATGTCCTTCGTCGAATTACACGCCGTGCGATTCGTCATGGTTATAAATTGGGCGCACGAAAACCTTTCTTTTATCAACTTGTTCCCGCCCTCGTAAAAGAGATGGGTCAGGCTTATCCAGAGTTGCAGGCGGCGCAAGATAAAGTGAGTGAAGTGATTAAGCAGGAAGAAGAGCGCTTCTTTCAGACTATCGCCAATGGTATGGAGATTTTGGAGGGCGCGCTTGCTAGTGGCGCTAAGACGGTTGATGGTGAGACTGCCTTCCGTTTGCACGACACTTTTGGATTCCCATTGGATCTGACTGCTGACGTGTGCCGCGAGCGCGATGTTACGGTTGATGCTGAAGGCTTTGATTTAGCAATGCAAAAGCAGCGCGATCAAGCAAGGGCGGCCGGTAAGTTCAAAGTGGCTCAAGGCTTAGAGTATTCCGGTAAGCCAACTCAGTTTCATGGCTACGACACCTTGAAGCATGAGGGTGCCAAAGTCACCGCGCTCTATGTTGATGGTTCTGCAGTGCAGTCCATCAAGGCTGGTGATGCAGCCGTGATTGTGTTAGACAACACGCCTTTTTACGCTGAGTCTGGTGGACAGGTTGGAGACAAGGGTGAGTTAAGCAATGAAGTAGTTCGCTTTGCAGTTGAAGATACTTTCAAGATTCAGGCAGATGTTTTTGGGCATCAGGGCGAAGTGCAAGAGGGGGAGCTCAAGGTGGGCGATGCGCTGAACGCCTTGGTAGATGCTCAGCAAAGAACAGAAACGATGCGAAACCATAGTGCTACGCATATTTTGCATAAAGCATTGCGTGAAGTCTTGGGTGACCATGTGCAGCAAAAAGGTTCTCTGGTAGATGCTAGTAAAACCCGTTTTGACTTTACTCACAACGCACCCATTACTGCTCAAGAAATTCGTCGGGTAGAAGATATTGTGAATGCCGAGATTTTGGCTAATACTGCGACCTCTGGAAAAGTGATGTCCTTAGACGATGCTCAGAAAACTGGTGCCACGATGCTCTTCGGCGAAAAGTATGCAGACGAAGTGCGCGTACTAGAAATCGGTACTTCTAAAGAGTTATGTGGCGGAACTCACGTTGGACGTACGGGTGATATCGGAAGCTTAAAGATTGTTTCTGAAGGTGGGGTTGCGGCTGGCATCCGTCGCGTTGAGGCGGTGACTGGCAAAAATGCCCTGAACTTCTTACAAGGTTTAGAAGACAAAATTAATGAAGCGGCTGCAGTGCTCAAAACTCATCCCGGCGATTTAGTGAGTCGTGTTACTCAACTTCAAGATAGTTTGCGTCAGGCTGAGCGTGAGTTGGATAAGGTCAATTCCAAGCTCGCTGCTAGCCAAGGTGATGAGTTGGCAACGCAAGCAGTTGATGTCAATGGCCTCAAGGTATTGGCCGCTCGCTTAGATGGTGCTGATGCGCAAGTCTTGCGTGAGACCATGGATGCCCTGAAAGCAAAGTTAAAGACTGCAGCAATTGTCTTGGCTTCAGTGCAGGGTGATAAGGTGAGCCTGATTGCTGGCGTGACTGCGGATTCGATTGCTAAGGTAAAAGCAGGGGACTTAGTGAACTTCGTTGCCCAGCAAGTTGGCGGTAAGGGCGGTGGCAAACCGGAGATGGCGATGGCCGGCGGAACTGACCCAAGCAAGTTGGGTGCGGCATTGGCTGGCGTAAAAGATTGGGTGGCATCTAAATGA
- a CDS encoding tripartite tricarboxylate transporter TctB family protein: MKIRNQRDFGAGIMYMVIGLFFTIVATQYPMGTAAKMGPGYFPFWLGILMTLLGLLVLIKSMGAKAAIESIPKFNWKIIAQITGAVVLYGLLLPKMGFLVAVVVLVFVSASASKEFTWKGTTINAAFLVTFTYSVFVLGLKLQFPLLPFFLQQ, translated from the coding sequence TTGAAAATTCGCAATCAACGGGATTTTGGTGCCGGAATCATGTATATGGTTATCGGCCTGTTCTTCACCATAGTGGCCACTCAGTACCCTATGGGTACCGCCGCGAAAATGGGTCCTGGCTACTTTCCATTTTGGCTTGGCATATTGATGACGCTTTTAGGGCTCCTAGTGCTAATTAAGTCTATGGGCGCTAAAGCTGCAATTGAGTCTATTCCCAAGTTCAACTGGAAGATCATTGCGCAAATTACTGGTGCGGTAGTCCTGTACGGCTTGCTGCTCCCTAAAATGGGCTTTTTAGTGGCTGTAGTGGTTCTGGTATTTGTATCGGCAAGCGCGAGTAAGGAATTTACCTGGAAAGGCACCACAATTAATGCCGCCTTTTTAGTAACCTTCACTTACTCAGTCTTCGTTTTGGGTCTTAAGCTTCAGTTCCCACTGCTACCTTTCTTCTTGCAACAATAA
- a CDS encoding tripartite tricarboxylate transporter permease gives MDLFANLALGFDTAFTLQNLMYCLIGCILGTLIGVLPGLGPIATIAMLLPATYALPPIAALIMLAGIYYGSQYGGSTTAILLNIPGETSSVVTAIDGYQMARNGRAGVALFTAGMGSFFAGCVATLVLAAFAAPLSQLAFKFGPAEYFSLMVLGLIGAVVLASGSLIKAIGMIILGLLMGLIGTDVNSGVSRYAFDIPELSDGIGFVAVAMGVFGFAEIMGNLEKTGDDEGFLNKLTTMMPTKTDIKRMIPSILRGTTIGSILGILPGGGAALAAFGAYSVEKKSSKYSHEFGKGAIEGVAGPEAANNAAAQTSFIPLLTLGIPPNAVMALMVGAMTIHNIQPGPQVMTSNPALFWGLIASMWIGNVMLILLNLPLIGIWVKLLKIPYRFLYPAILVFCCIGVYTVNNTVFDVYVTAAFGLIGYLFFKLGCEPPPLLLGFVLGPMMEENFRRALLLSRGDFTTFLTRPLSLGLLIAAALLVVIVALPAVKKTREEAFVEE, from the coding sequence ATGGATTTATTTGCTAATTTAGCGCTCGGTTTCGATACAGCGTTTACCTTACAAAACCTGATGTACTGCCTGATTGGCTGTATTTTAGGTACATTAATTGGCGTTTTGCCAGGCTTAGGCCCAATCGCAACCATTGCGATGCTTCTGCCAGCCACCTATGCATTGCCTCCAATTGCAGCTTTAATTATGTTGGCCGGTATTTACTACGGCTCACAGTACGGTGGCTCTACTACTGCGATTTTGCTCAACATCCCAGGGGAAACGTCCTCGGTAGTGACGGCGATTGACGGTTACCAAATGGCCAGAAATGGTCGAGCAGGTGTAGCCCTCTTTACTGCTGGTATGGGTTCATTCTTTGCTGGTTGCGTAGCAACATTAGTTTTGGCTGCATTTGCTGCACCACTCTCCCAGTTAGCATTTAAGTTCGGCCCTGCTGAGTACTTCTCCTTAATGGTTCTAGGACTGATTGGTGCGGTCGTACTGGCCTCAGGCTCTTTAATTAAAGCGATCGGCATGATCATCCTCGGTCTCTTGATGGGCCTGATTGGTACTGACGTGAACTCTGGTGTGTCACGCTATGCTTTTGACATCCCTGAATTGAGTGATGGCATTGGATTCGTGGCCGTTGCTATGGGCGTCTTTGGTTTTGCGGAAATTATGGGCAATCTGGAAAAGACTGGTGATGACGAGGGCTTCCTCAACAAACTCACCACCATGATGCCGACCAAGACTGATATCAAGCGCATGATTCCTTCGATCTTGCGCGGCACAACTATTGGCTCTATTCTGGGGATTCTGCCAGGCGGTGGTGCTGCTTTGGCAGCCTTTGGCGCCTACTCAGTTGAAAAGAAGTCTTCTAAGTACAGCCACGAATTTGGTAAGGGTGCGATTGAGGGTGTAGCAGGTCCTGAAGCAGCAAACAATGCTGCCGCTCAAACCTCCTTCATCCCATTGCTGACCTTAGGTATCCCACCGAATGCTGTGATGGCCTTGATGGTTGGTGCGATGACGATTCATAACATTCAGCCTGGTCCACAAGTGATGACTAGCAACCCAGCCTTGTTCTGGGGTCTGATTGCCTCGATGTGGATCGGTAACGTGATGTTGATTCTCTTGAACTTGCCACTCATCGGTATTTGGGTAAAGCTCTTGAAGATTCCTTATCGCTTTCTCTACCCAGCAATTTTGGTGTTCTGCTGTATCGGTGTGTATACCGTCAACAACACTGTATTTGACGTTTATGTCACCGCAGCCTTTGGTTTAATTGGTTACCTCTTCTTCAAGTTAGGTTGTGAGCCTCCTCCACTTCTCCTTGGCTTCGTGCTTGGGCCGATGATGGAAGAGAACTTCCGTCGCGCCCTCTTGCTGTCACGTGGTGACTTCACAACCTTCTTAACCCGTCCACTCTCTTTAGGCTTGCTCATCGCAGCAGCCCTCTTAGTTGTGATCGTGGCCTTGCCTGCGGTTAAGAAAACCCGTGAAGAGGCTTTCGTAGAAGAGTAA
- a CDS encoding glutamine--tRNA ligase/YqeY domain fusion protein produces MSQDSKPSKTPAGTLAEPSNFLRQIIDHDLASGAYQNRSNRDGQAIPSIITRFPPEPNGYLHIGHAKSICLNFGLAADYNNQSGGARCNMRLDDTNPVKEDIEYADSILDAVKWLGFDWGTHLYHASDYFDQLYEFAEILIQNGKAYVDSQSADDIHTNRGNFGQVGKNSPYRDRTPDENLALFREMRDGKYKDGEHVLRLKIDMAHPNIVMRDPVVYRIRHTDHHRTGSKWCIYPLYDFTHCISDALENVSHSICTLEFENNRPLYDWIVASLAELGIFKNPVPHQYEFARLNLTYTITSKRKLLQLVEEKHVDSWDDPRMPTIVGIRRRGYTPESIRLFCERIGVSKADSWIDMSTLDQALRDDLEAKAPRATAVLKPLKLVIENWDASASEPCSAPRHPQHPEWGNREFHFTKELWIEEDDFMKEPIKGFFRLYPPIGDQVGGRVRLRHGFVIECTGFEVDANGNVIQVNATHFPDSKSGTSGSNNYKVKGNIHWVSAAEAVPAQVRLYDHLFNDPHPDSGDKNFLEAINPHSKETITAYLEPCMKDAKAEDRFQFERHGYFVADQSDSKPGQPVFNRTVGLKDAWK; encoded by the coding sequence ATGTCCCAAGATAGCAAACCATCTAAAACGCCTGCCGGCACTCTTGCTGAGCCCTCCAACTTTTTGCGCCAGATCATCGATCATGACCTGGCAAGTGGCGCCTACCAGAACCGTAGCAATCGAGATGGTCAAGCTATCCCCTCCATCATTACGCGCTTTCCACCGGAACCCAATGGCTATCTTCATATTGGCCATGCTAAAAGTATTTGCCTGAACTTTGGCTTAGCAGCTGATTACAACAATCAATCAGGTGGTGCGCGTTGTAATATGCGCTTAGACGACACCAATCCAGTCAAAGAAGATATTGAGTACGCTGACAGCATTTTGGATGCAGTCAAATGGCTTGGATTTGATTGGGGCACACATTTGTATCACGCGAGTGATTACTTTGATCAACTCTATGAGTTTGCCGAAATTCTGATTCAAAATGGCAAAGCCTATGTTGATAGTCAGAGTGCGGATGACATCCACACTAATCGTGGAAATTTTGGCCAAGTTGGAAAGAATAGTCCGTACCGCGATCGCACGCCCGATGAAAACCTAGCTTTATTTCGCGAGATGCGTGATGGTAAATACAAAGATGGTGAGCATGTACTGCGCTTAAAGATCGACATGGCGCATCCGAATATCGTGATGCGCGATCCCGTGGTTTATCGTATTCGTCATACGGATCACCACCGCACTGGCAGCAAGTGGTGCATCTATCCTTTATATGACTTCACACACTGCATTTCTGATGCCCTAGAAAATGTGTCGCACTCTATTTGCACTTTGGAGTTTGAAAATAATCGCCCGCTCTACGATTGGATTGTTGCCTCATTAGCGGAGCTGGGGATCTTCAAAAATCCCGTTCCACATCAATACGAGTTTGCTCGCCTCAACTTAACTTACACCATCACTAGCAAGCGCAAGCTACTGCAATTGGTGGAAGAAAAACATGTGGATAGCTGGGATGATCCACGGATGCCAACCATCGTAGGTATTCGTCGCAGAGGTTATACGCCTGAGAGTATTCGTCTGTTCTGTGAACGCATTGGTGTCTCTAAAGCGGATAGTTGGATTGACATGAGCACCCTAGATCAAGCCTTACGGGATGATCTTGAGGCCAAGGCTCCAAGGGCCACAGCGGTCCTTAAGCCACTCAAGCTCGTTATTGAGAACTGGGATGCGTCCGCGAGTGAACCTTGCTCAGCACCGCGCCATCCACAACACCCCGAGTGGGGTAATCGCGAGTTTCATTTCACAAAAGAATTGTGGATTGAAGAAGATGATTTTATGAAAGAGCCAATCAAAGGATTCTTCAGACTCTATCCACCAATTGGTGATCAAGTTGGTGGACGCGTGCGTTTGCGTCATGGCTTTGTAATTGAGTGCACCGGCTTTGAAGTGGATGCGAATGGTAATGTGATTCAAGTTAATGCAACGCACTTTCCAGATAGTAAGAGTGGTACCTCTGGGTCAAATAATTACAAGGTGAAGGGCAATATTCATTGGGTCAGCGCGGCAGAGGCTGTGCCTGCACAAGTGCGCCTTTACGATCACCTATTTAATGACCCGCACCCCGATAGTGGAGATAAAAATTTCCTTGAGGCAATCAATCCTCACTCGAAGGAAACGATTACTGCGTACTTAGAACCTTGTATGAAAGACGCTAAAGCAGAAGATCGCTTTCAGTTTGAGCGCCATGGCTACTTTGTTGCGGATCAAAGCGATTCAAAACCAGGACAACCGGTATTTAATCGTACGGTCGGACTTAAGGATGCTTGGAAATAG